Proteins found in one Takifugu rubripes chromosome 17, fTakRub1.2, whole genome shotgun sequence genomic segment:
- the LOC105419843 gene encoding uncharacterized protein isoform X2 encodes MTKLTVHEVNGASRFSLVLLSAEGVLGKGSHICALKGTSLNLSCSAKHSTIPKWFKMNETNWTDVSVNGSSLKHQISKDTHPTLSFMGLTKDDKTSYCCNEKPENCHEDHIQLTVTALQVKVFPTTDGQTVTLMCSTTCTLTDRPAAYIWYRNSEILYQDRSPWYQEMVTSDKTVRYSCAIKGYEALRAPAVTVESVSSTCFTVSYNDGRMCLYNHTSVKGPCSITYPTEIYVEKTPRKDHVTLSCNTSWPHTTTQWYKNGKMHQDPLPPIPNTSQDNFLCAVSGVKELQSDEVCAADKSCLTVNYIKKRICALEGSSVNISSKYSSSKYTKSKAKHWSRIFWNREKEERMNVLKTDHFTYHEDQEKQIHTLSIKSVKQSDSAEYRLRLQDDNTSQKPGTVLIVTDIKVKISPSTEVTEGDRVKLTCSTSCPLTNNKNYIWYLNDQLLQLPEHQNKHLVLDVVTTQHAGNYSCAVNTQRDVRSPEKTLRVQSSSLKWTLAAAAGVGVALLVFTSLVIIWIMWVKMKKQVFQSTFRTWDVRQH; translated from the exons ATGACAAAACTAACAGTGCATGAAGTTAATGGTGCCTCCAGGTTTTCActtgtgcttctctctgctgaaggGGTTCTGGGGAAAGGCAGCCACATCTGTGCCTTAAAAGGTACTTCATTGAATCTGTCCTGCTCAGCTAAACATTCTACAATCCCAAAATGGttcaaaatgaatgaaaccaATTGGACAGATGTGTCTGTTAATGGAAGTAGCCTAAAACACCAGATATCTAAAGATACCCACCCGACTTTATCATTCATGGGTTTGACAAAGGACGACAAAACCTCTTACTGCTGcaatgagaaaccagaaaactgcCATGAAGACCACATTCAGCTCACTGTTACAG ccctgcaggtgaaggtgtttcccaccacagacggacagacggtaaCACTGATGTGCAGCACCACCTGTACGCTGACTGACAGACCTGCTGCCTACATCTGGTACAGGAACTCAGAGATTCTCTATCAAGACAGGTCTCCATggtaccaggagatggtcaccaGTGACAAAACAGTCAGATACTCCTGCGCCATCAAAGGCTACGAggctctcagagctcctgcagtcACAGTGG AGTCGGTCTCCTCTACCTGCTTTACGGTGTCCTACAATGATGGGAGAATGTGTTTGTACAACCACACTTCAGTGAAAGGACCCTGCTCCATCACGTACCCCACAG AAATATATGTTGAAAAGACTCCAAGGAAGGATCATGTCACACTGAGCTGTAACACCAGCTGGCCACACACAACCACTCAATGGTACAAGAACGGAAAAATGCATCAAGACCCATTACCACCAATACCCAACACTTCTCAAGACAACTTCCTGTGTGCTGTCAGTGGTGTcaaggagctgcagtctgatgAAGTCT GTGCTGCTGACAAATCCTGCCTGACTGTGAATTATATAAAAAAGAGAATCTGTGCTTTGGAAGGTTCCTCAGTAAACATCTCAAGTAAATATTCCAGTTCAAAGTACACAAAATCCAAGGCTAAACACTGGTCTAGAATATTCTGGAATcgtgagaaggaggagagaatgaaTGTATTGAAAACTGATCATTTTACATATCATGAGGACCAAGAGAAGCAGATTCACACACTGTCAATTAAATCTGTGAAGCaaagtgactcagcagaatacAGATTGAGGCTCCAAGATGACAACACAAGTCAGAAACCCGGAACTGTTCTGATTGTTACAG ACATAAAAGTCAAGATCAGTCCAtctacagaggtgacagaaggtgATCGAGtcaaactgacctgcagcaccagctgtcctCTGACCAACAACAAGAACTACATCTGGTACCTGAATGATCAACTTCTACAGCTGCCagagcaccaaaacaaacacctggtTCTGGATGTAGTCACAACTCAGCATGCAGGAAACTACTCCTGTGCTGTGAACACTCAGAGAGATGTTAGAtctcctgaaaagacactcagagttcagagttcctcattaaaatggaccctggcggcagctgcaggagttggtgttgctctcctggtcttcacCTCACTTGTCATCATCTGGATTATGTGGGTGAAAATG aaaaagcaagttttCCAATCAACATTCAGGACCTGGGATGTCAGACAACATTGA
- the LOC105419843 gene encoding uncharacterized protein isoform X1, translated as MTKLTVHEVNGASRFSLVLLSAEGVLGKGSHICALKGTSLNLSCSAKHSTIPKWFKMNETNWTDVSVNGSSLKHQISKDTHPTLSFMGLTKDDKTSYCCNEKPENCHEDHIQLTVTALQVKVFPTTDGQTVTLMCSTTCTLTDRPAAYIWYRNSEILYQDRSPWYQEMVTSDKTVRYSCAIKGYEALRAPAVTVESVSSTCFTVSYNDGRMCLYNHTSVKGPCSITYPTEIYVEKTPRKDHVTLSCNTSWPHTTTQWYKNGKMHQDPLPPIPNTSQDNFLCAVSGVKELQSDEVCAADKSCLTVNYIKKRICALEGSSVNISSKYSSSKYTKSKAKHWSRIFWNREKEERMNVLKTDHFTYHEDQEKQIHTLSIKSVKQSDSAEYRLRLQDDNTSQKPGTVLIVTDIKVKISPSTEVTEGDRVKLTCSTSCPLTNNKNYIWYLNDQLLQLPEHQNKHLVLDVVTTQHAGNYSCAVNTQRDVRSPEKTLRVQSSSLKWTLAAAAGVGVALLVFTSLVIIWIIKSKFSNQHSGPGMSDNIEMQNPESHYENVATAKTEQDDHQYSRLHFTRQHTDDLYAALSPLSSNSHHC; from the exons ATGACAAAACTAACAGTGCATGAAGTTAATGGTGCCTCCAGGTTTTCActtgtgcttctctctgctgaaggGGTTCTGGGGAAAGGCAGCCACATCTGTGCCTTAAAAGGTACTTCATTGAATCTGTCCTGCTCAGCTAAACATTCTACAATCCCAAAATGGttcaaaatgaatgaaaccaATTGGACAGATGTGTCTGTTAATGGAAGTAGCCTAAAACACCAGATATCTAAAGATACCCACCCGACTTTATCATTCATGGGTTTGACAAAGGACGACAAAACCTCTTACTGCTGcaatgagaaaccagaaaactgcCATGAAGACCACATTCAGCTCACTGTTACAG ccctgcaggtgaaggtgtttcccaccacagacggacagacggtaaCACTGATGTGCAGCACCACCTGTACGCTGACTGACAGACCTGCTGCCTACATCTGGTACAGGAACTCAGAGATTCTCTATCAAGACAGGTCTCCATggtaccaggagatggtcaccaGTGACAAAACAGTCAGATACTCCTGCGCCATCAAAGGCTACGAggctctcagagctcctgcagtcACAGTGG AGTCGGTCTCCTCTACCTGCTTTACGGTGTCCTACAATGATGGGAGAATGTGTTTGTACAACCACACTTCAGTGAAAGGACCCTGCTCCATCACGTACCCCACAG AAATATATGTTGAAAAGACTCCAAGGAAGGATCATGTCACACTGAGCTGTAACACCAGCTGGCCACACACAACCACTCAATGGTACAAGAACGGAAAAATGCATCAAGACCCATTACCACCAATACCCAACACTTCTCAAGACAACTTCCTGTGTGCTGTCAGTGGTGTcaaggagctgcagtctgatgAAGTCT GTGCTGCTGACAAATCCTGCCTGACTGTGAATTATATAAAAAAGAGAATCTGTGCTTTGGAAGGTTCCTCAGTAAACATCTCAAGTAAATATTCCAGTTCAAAGTACACAAAATCCAAGGCTAAACACTGGTCTAGAATATTCTGGAATcgtgagaaggaggagagaatgaaTGTATTGAAAACTGATCATTTTACATATCATGAGGACCAAGAGAAGCAGATTCACACACTGTCAATTAAATCTGTGAAGCaaagtgactcagcagaatacAGATTGAGGCTCCAAGATGACAACACAAGTCAGAAACCCGGAACTGTTCTGATTGTTACAG ACATAAAAGTCAAGATCAGTCCAtctacagaggtgacagaaggtgATCGAGtcaaactgacctgcagcaccagctgtcctCTGACCAACAACAAGAACTACATCTGGTACCTGAATGATCAACTTCTACAGCTGCCagagcaccaaaacaaacacctggtTCTGGATGTAGTCACAACTCAGCATGCAGGAAACTACTCCTGTGCTGTGAACACTCAGAGAGATGTTAGAtctcctgaaaagacactcagagttcagagttcctcattaaaatggaccctggcggcagctgcaggagttggtgttgctctcctggtcttcacCTCACTTGTCATCATCTGGATTAT aaaaagcaagttttCCAATCAACATTCAGGACCTGGGATGTCAGACAACATTGAGATG caaaACCCTGAGAGCCACTATGAAAATGtggcaacagcaaaaacagagcaAGATGATCATCAATACAGCAGACTTCACTTCACCCGACAACACACCGATGATCTCTATGCCGCTctttctccactgtcttctaACTCTCACCACTGCTGA